GtcaaaatagttttatttatatcatatagtATACTTTTGTGATACACCTGTTTTAGAGAAATTGCAAGTGCaataaagaaacttttggatGCAGTGAATGAAGTAACTGCATTTATTCGTGGTTCTGCTGGAAAACAGGCATTGGATcagagaaaaagagaatttGTTAAATACAGTAAAAGGTTTAGCAATAcattaaaagaatattttaaagaaGGACAGTAAGCATCACTACATTCCAGTTATCATACATCATACTTAtcatattttctttaaaaatacaACTATTTTCTTGTTATAGAGCAAATGCAGTATTTGTAAGTGCATTATACTTGATACATCAAACAAATATGATAATGCTCACAGTAACGGACAAATGTGAGTAATGAAAGCTCTGTCAAATGATATTTCTGCAATAATGAAATAGGTCATAGctattatagaatttatttaatatactaATTTTATCCATTTCGTTATGTATTTGATAATAAGATTTAATTatcatttaatataaaatatatatatatatggtactATTGTTTTATATGTATTAAATCGTTATAAAATTATTGCATGCAGATGAATATATAGatacataatatacaaaattcttataaaaaatataaatattatttctgaTATATTGTACTATTGTTTTGTACATAAAACATAGAAGACTCTAgtttaaaaacaaaaaacatttatCAATAATGGTGGAAATTTAAAATGAAAGACATTTCTCCaaatatataagaaataaaaattactttatTGATAACAAATGTACACCAGTGTGTTATATTTTTCATGTGGAATCTACATCCTCTATCTACATCCTCATTGTATTAACAATGACAATGAGTAACAGTAAGGATTAATGGTAATTATTATAATGAACATCATTAGAAAATGTACAAATTTTTTCAAGCACGTTTACTATCTGCAAACGCTCGTACAATACTGCCAACACCACTGATATTGTATACCTTTTCATGCCAGGTTAATAAATGACTACTACTACCCTCTGTTGGAATTTCAAATCCTctgtatatatatttcattaaaacatCCAGCAAGTCACGATCTAATTGTGCTAAGCAATCATCTATTTGAGTAGATTTTATACTTAGAAGAACTTTTAACGTCAGATTCCGTGCGTTATCCTGTAATATATCATCACTATTGGCTTTTGCGAAATCACATATACGTAGATTATACAAAATAAAGATTAtgtctttttaataaaataaaaccaGTACACATTTTCATTTCGTTAAATACTACATTATGAAacatatttattacataaaatatatacacaATTCACAACTCATAAAAGCATTTGAACACTTATCATAAAAatcttttatgtatatattgtatgtgtcatataaaacattttgaaattttactaaCACTATAATGAGGCATGACTATCCTGATTATACTGGTAAAATTTGATACCAACTTGAAAGAGTATATAAAagttacaatatatttattgcaaacatatatttaataaaaaattaatacacaGCATGAATAGTCATTTTAGAAGCTTATTAATATTatgaataattgactgtttaaatacattatcataaaatatatatatatatacttgcaTTAAATATCTTATGGTTTCCATGTATATTTCTAggtttgtttcaaactttacaaacGTATAATAGCTAGATCTCTTTAAAgtgtaaatgaaatttttaaatgttttctataacatacataatatattcatgaaaGGTTTTTGCAAGTGTACAAATAATTTTATCagataatgtacatataatatgTTGTTCCCTTTGTGGTAAAACTATCATTGTGTAAATCATTGTGTTGTTATAACAtgataaatgtaatataatagaaaatattatatCCGAATTTTTGTAATCTATGAAATTATGTATTCatgatattaatataaaagGAACAATATATCTTATACCACATGTACTAAAGTGTACTTTAGAATGATAAATATAAACATTAAAGTAAAGGGCGTGTTTCTGAGGTTACCTTTACTTGTTGATTTTTACACCCAAGTGGTGCAGACCTCAATACTGATATTAGTGCTTCTGCATTCTTACCCTTGAATAAATATTAAGGAAAATGCGATGAAACATAAGAAAAATCACTGTAACATTATTATATCTATACAAAAGCGATGAAAAGGATATTGGCTAAGAAGTgtcaaaatttcattttcgtcTGGGCCTGTAGGTCCTCCTATTCCTCCGTCAGCGTCTTCTTCTCTGAAATTATTATCACTGTATTGATCAACATCGATTTTTCGAAACGCTGACGCTGACGTATCTTTTTTGCCATCGTTTCTTGACATTTTATCTTTGTGTTTGACGTTTTACCGTGATTACGCCCGGCTTATCAACTAGCGCCGTGAAATGAATCTTTATTAGTCTTCAAACATATAGTATACATAGTATGCCTTTCATTAGAACAGCCGCTAAAAAAAATCTGAAGATTTTTGTAGATTATTATCTTTACTTTCCACATTAGAAATATTACTTTAtagtttaaaaataaaaatttcaaattaaaaatttacttttattttacaaataaagttattttcttaattttacatTTGTAATGTAAATCGTTGTAGATAATTGTTCAAGTTATCATTgttaaatatgaaattataaaaatcaaaAAATATATGCTTGATTATAAACAGTAAAAATAATTCCACCAATCAAAAGCATGAACTGTCTTTTTAAGTTTATGTATGCatctacatatgtatgtatatattattacatctgttattatacttatatgtatgtttattgTTCTTCTTCAGAATGCAATAGTTTTACAATTCAGTACATTTTTTTAAGTTTACTATCTTTTTGATTCTTTGTTCTTTTTCACCGAATTCAAATTTGTTTGTTAGATACTTATATTTCAGAATAGGAGGATGGATTTTGTACTCATGAAAACTTAAAGTGATACCGTATTTTTATAGTGGTTTAAATGTAATAAGTGTATATAGTCTTTCTACGACTTTACGTTATGAGCTCTTTAAAACTTGTGAGTAAATATCACACACCGAAAATTGTATGGTATCAGACTGATACTACAGTTATCGTACGTATTTTACTGTGTGATATAAAGGAATATTTTCTCCATGTTGAATGTGATCATATATTATTTaggtattttaaatatttgatatctAATATAAAATGTTGTTTGCaagattatataaaaaatgtctATATCGGTTTCTAGCACAATAACAAACTcagaaaaatattacatttgcTCATATCTTTTTGGAACTGTAATAGCAGAAAAAACAACCCATAGAAATATAGGAAGAGAAGTTAAGATTACACTTGTAAAAGCacataaaggtaaaataaatatttcttttatttatttgttatattatttttattatgtatCTATATAATTTTTGTCAAAATAATAGGGACAGAATGGTTAAGATTATTTATCTCAGCGGAAAAGAATCCTTTAATCAGCATAGATCCAGatcatatatataaaaaagacTGGATTCTTGAATCTGTCAAAAATATAGGTAATTATAGCACATACCATAATTGATAATAAGTAGTTTTTTATGTTTATTCATATaactgttttatatatatatttacatatataattatttatataaagaaGAGAATATTAACGATTAATGTTTGACAGTAATATTTAGTAAATCTTTATTGATAATTACATTATGCAGAGTCTAACAAAAGTTATTTTATCACAGAAAGGGAGAGTTTTGCAGAATATAAACGTAGAAATAATATAACTCAAATAATGCCACTCGTGCCATCTAGTGATGAAGAAGAATCTGATGATGAAATAATGGATGCGTTATTTCTTTAAACTActtacacacatatatataaaaaacatATATGATCAAAGTGTGATATTtgtaatacataaatatatctttaaataaaGGAACAGCATATTAGTTAAATTTGTTTCTTAAATTTTTACATATATGCATTGTTTATTGACTGAGCTGTAAAATTGCATGCAATGATACATAATACTCTAATGTACATTATACATAAGGATATCATTTTTACGCTGTGAAGTCTGTcgcataaatataaaaatgagaATAAGAACGGTATATTACACTTACATATTTCATATAGTATCATCTAAGTAAAAATTCATACTAAACGTAATGTTTGAAtgattttgaaataaataatgaatgtaaatgaattattattaatatcaacTGCATTCATTATTATAAGTGAGAAAAAGATCATGCTCCATACTTGAATAAGATAGAATACTTGTGTCTCGAATATTTTAGCATGTATTCATTTTGTATAAGTGCAATATAAAATGCGAAGCTGAATGAAGACAAACGAACAATGTTTACATAGCATATTATTTCTTTGTATATAAAATTTGCTGTATTTGTTATCCATGATTGATTTGCAAGAAGTAATACTTAAATAATTACAATAGTGGAATGTTTTCACGCTATGTTggtaatataaaatgtaaagtaTAACTGTACTGAAACAAATACATATTCATACTGGTCACAGGGTTATCAGTAGCAATATTATTCTTATCTTTGGTAATGGActctttgtattttatataatgtttataagcgattatttttttataagagATTATAAAGAAATATTGTTTATATTTTGATAATAAGGACATGATGTAAATAGATCTATAATGTGAAATAAAATAACCAAACATGTTTCTCCAAAAGTTTCTTAATTAAGACTGTATATATTCtaacaatttattaataaagaGGACATTATTATTAGTGCCTTCATACTATCATATTGTAGTGTTTCATGGAATATATTAGGAATTGGAACATCTTCATCATACTACTTTTAAATGCTACAAATAGTTTGTCATtatatcattataactattttgtAGTATATAAACAATTTCGTAACATTGAAATAATAGCAATATATTAAAactcatttttataataaaataattatatttagcCCTTTTAGTACCGAACAATGATATATCGTTGTGTGTGCGATGGTGCCTTACTAATCGCATCGCGAGAGGATTTTATctcaaaataaatttataaaacgttataaatgGTTGAATTTTTCTGCAGAAGCACTGTTTGAGATGTTCTACAAATCGAAAAAATTGTTTATGGGATTAACTTTTTGTTATATTCCGCGATGGTTGATACCAAGACTGTGTACGCTAGTGCCACAAAATAAAAATCCGATACGGGAGATTTGCTTGAGACCgtcataaattttaaataacactGTTTCGAACAGGATATCTCCTTATGTTTCACAAAATAATCTTGCATCAACAGAGCAACAACAAAATTTTTTGTGGGCCTATGCGAAGATCACGCACAATTTGTAATATATGCAATAAAGGATTACACGATGTATACATTAGTAACCACCAAtgctaagtaaaatatttgtatgAGTAATAGTAAGTAAATATCACACATTTTCAATAGCCGGATAACtataaatgtttataataatattagaatGTTATTTTAGTGATGTTATACTAGCTCACTTGTTTTGTAGCAAGTAATCCTCCTATGCATCATGGGATTATCATTTAGCTTTGTGTTTTGATGTTAGAAATTTTGTTACAAATAATTAAGAATGCAGTATTGATGCTTTATATTACGTGTTCTACATCAAACTACGACCAACCGATGATTCTTCTTATTTGCAAATACTGTTTACAAAAAAAGAAActgatttttctatttttcctatTGATTTTGAATAAGTATTATTTGTATGATTTTCAACAAATATTGAAATACAATTGGCATTAATTTATTCTCCTTTTATTTCGTAATATGTTCCGTTTTGAATTTTGTAAATATCATTCTTACTTTCCTTTTTATGATCTTTTTCTCAAACTACAAATTACATCAAATTGATTTGGTACTTTTCGCTTAGGTACAATTCTTTCGGTCGAAACTAAAAGGGTTAAACATCTTGTTCTAAATTCTTGTACTAAAAGCGTATTGAGATTAATATCTACACATAAtctatacaatatacatattacaagaaataaaattatataaagaaTCATTCCTTCATTCATGTGTGTTTTGAattgaaatatacaaaataatgtaaatgTGAAAGAGATTGaagaaatattattacattataaattcAATTATCTTTTACTCATAATATCAGCTTTCATAAAACTCATACAATAGTTGCACTGATGTGCATAAATATGGACAGGCAACTTGCAACAAGTACAAAAGGGTAAAGATTGTTGGAacactttatatatatttgacaCTGCTATATAGTGCTTATGTTTATGATGCATGATTAACAACCTTCTAGAGAAAGTCTTTGAtttatattttcgactcttAGTTTCATTTCCCTGAGTATATCTTCAGCGAGGTTATCGACAGTAGTATATCTTActttaaagaaattaaatatatctaCAAGGAATTCTATTACTTGATCTCTGAAATAGTGGCAGGTAGAACGTAAACTTCCTTCTGGGCCTAGGAAACCCCACACAAGCACTGGAGAAATTTGTTCAGAAATCGAGTAAAAATGGGCCAGAAATCCTTTATCATACTTCAGCATTTGTCTTTTACCCATAAGAACTGACCAAACTGCAGTTCCAATAGCCttgaatataaaattaatagacaTTAATAAGAAATTAAACTAAAAAAGCATTTACTATTTTAAGTACTTACAGTTTCACGAAAACTAGCGGATATCCATCTGTTTTGTAAAATAGCTTTAATTGATGAAGGCGGTTTTTCAACTTCTTCGAAAGcatctaataaaataaagtcAATCAGAACATCGTAGAAATTTATGCATTTAACGCCTCTTCCGGTTAATTCCTCCTCCATCATACTATGGTTGATTGGTTCTTGTAAAAATTCTAACATTCGTTCGTAATGTATTAGATAATCTTTGGGATCctaatatagaaaataaaaaatcatttatTAAAAACCAACTTAAGCTATTTTAAGATGtacatatttatatctttttcaaGTAGAAGAAAATGATGTATGTTGTGTATACCCTGTCTGCATACATGATCAAATCACTAATGACTTGTCTGCCTATGTCCGCAATCCATTCTGTGGCAGAAGATATAGTGAACAATTTTGTATACGCTTGTCGCAAGCAATGTACCTTTGCTAAATATTCTACGTCCGAGCCACACTTTACTAACTCTGTATGCAACCgtctataataaaaatataaattataataaatttatataaagcaTATAAATTTCTACGTTTTTAaatatatcgtaaaaattaaaaaaaaatttaccTGCATAAAATGCTTTTGTCTTCGTGTTGTTTGAGTGCAGCGTgatataatttttgtttttcaAAGTGCGGGAAAAATTCGGAGAATTCTTCAAATTCCCGTAAATCTGCTacctatattaatattatatgtatatttaagtaaaaaaaaaaaaaaaataatttaatatctatgtaaaaatatagaataaaataatatgatatGCAAGTAAAAAAATAAGATCTAAACTTACCCCATCACGTGCAGATTCAAAAGATTCTGGAGAAGACGCAGCATCTGCTTTATCCTTACCGGATATCCTACTACCTATGTTCGAAGGTTTGTGACTATCTATACTTTCCTCATCTTCATTCCGGAACAATACCGAATGCTGCAAAAATGTAAACTTATTACTTTGCCAagctataatttatttttatattgtccGCGATACATTAGAATTCAATTATTGATAAGATTATCAATTAAAATGtagttaatataattgtaagaTCATTTTATATGCTTAGATTTGAATGAACGCAGTAGCGATGCCGTGAACTTCCTATGCAATAATTCTTCTTTGCTTGTTGTTAGGTCAAGTAACTCATTGCACTAATTACTCTAGTCAGTTATCATTTAAATTGGATTAATTCTTGCATTTTTTTATACGGCGAAAAAGCAATTGATGAGTGCAGTGGAATGGAATGGTATAGAGTGACATAGAAAAGATTTcagaagtataaaattttcagtGTCATCGGTAAACCTGTCTTAACAATTTCTAAAATAATCTTTAATAACATATTCTGAAATGAGAATActtataattaaacatttccaaaatattttataataaacgtattttattttcaacaaCAAAATAAATTACAGGACTTTCCAGAGCTACCAGCAAAATTGCATCAATAatacttaaaataatttttataggatactGTAGAATGAGTATAAttagatatttataaaatatcctGTAATAGACGGCcatttttccattttcaatGATAAAATAACATCAGAGATAAGTGAGATTTATTTGAGTAatgaaaaggaaaggaaaatacAGTACAGATAGCAGAACAGATATGGTTACCTGGTCGATAAAAAGGAGTTCTGCATGACTCTGAACTTGATAACCCATATCAAGGAGTTCTTGCACATCTTGCGTAAATGCCGCATCCGCTGCCGACGGTAATGCGAGTGTACCATTACTGAATGAAGAGCTGAACGCCGTAAGAGCATCCTCCCAGCAATAGAGAGCTTTTTCCAAAGCCTCCAATCCTGCATCATTAAGTTACATCGTTTTACatttgtcaattttcattctcCTCTTCGGAGTATACCACGCAAATGACGAATTCGAACTCGTTTAATTCGTTCTGAGAAACACTTCTACACAATACACGAGAGAGGTCCACGTATGTACAGTTGTAAATTGCAaaaaaatatactttatatttgcGATATTATTAAttagcaaatattttaatttttattttattcacacACATTAGACTAAACTGCAGATATTTATTTACAGAGAATTTAAATGTACATAATGTATAcacattatataaaatatctatagTAAAAGAttctttataatatttgaaGGATGAAACAAATTATTATGTAGTTTATGTTTCTTtgaatatattcataaaaatattagttTGTATAAACATCCGTAGTTTAATTTACAATCGAAGCAAAGACGAAAGGTATAGGATAAATTAATACTTTCAGAATCAATCGATTACTTCTATCGTTGTGCTGTTAAAATTTAGAACATTGCTTTATCTACGGTCTACGCTGCAAACACATTTTCTTTGAGTTATTGGAATTATCAACTTAATAATCTTTGCTCAGTTACAAGTTATAAGTTACAAGGTTTCATACTAATAAATTTTCTTGCATTATAGTTTGCATTAatgaaacaaatgaaattttagaaattaaaagttattaaattattctattTGATGCAAGTTGTAAAATTGTGAGTAAAAGTTCTATAATCTTGTAACTTACTGAATCACGAATATTATTACATAGTTCGTAAATTATTATGCAAGAGGGTGGCAAgtgcaaaaagaaataataaagaaagatatatatatatatatatatatatatatatatatatatatatatatatatattaagcaAAACCTTTGAATTCTATgttgttaaataataaaattcaataataaaattcgatataaatatatgcataaaTGAATAAAGTAAAAAAATTGCAGGTAACAtaacataatttatattaatataaaatatactagaatcataaataaagaaatattatcTCTAAGAAAATGGAAATCTGACGAATTAATTTATCTCCCCGCTTAACAGACTAGTAATCATTGAGAAACAACTGTACAACTTAGAAAATGCAATCTTCTAGAAACATGAACGGGATGAAGAGCAACTAGTTCGGATTAGAAAGATGCAGATAGCGAAATGCATGTTTTCAGACAACCAGGAAATGCTTTGACGGAAAGAAGCTTCAGACGAGCGTCGCGACTCCGGTACTTGGCATTCGCACAAGAGGCAAAGGTAAGTTCAACGACTGATTTTGCAACGGCAGAAAATTTACAGATGAGAGACCCTGTTGGTCGGCGTGTCAACCAGTCAGCAAAGAGTAAGGGGTTGAGAGCACCTACTTAACGTTGTCACACTGTCGCAGGATTTAAATTCCGAGTCGGTGACGACATTCTCCGTATTCAACGTTTTGCCAGTCATAAATCGGCGCGCATACGCCGAAATTCGCCACGAGAACGGAAACCGTATACGCGCCATCACCAATTAAGACGAGTACACATGTCCAAAAGGTGCTGGCATTATTTTCAATCTGAGACAAGAATAAACTTTGTATCTACATCAATGGCTGTCTATAAAGTTCATTATAATACTAGTATGGATATAAATATTGTATCAATTTACGTTAACAAGCCGAATAGTTTGAAGTAATTCTTACTAACATATATACAGTCGAGGACAAAAATAAATGGACAAGTAGTAGGAGTAGATATCAAGAAGTTTAATCGAAGTAGTACTAGTGTTATACACTttagttttatttattatataactttatagtacatTGATTATTTATGCtagtaaataattgaaattaattatttccatTTTTATGTAAACAAGTCGTATTCAACGAAACTTCATTAATACCTATTTCCACTACCTGTTCGTTTATTTTTCTCCCcgactgtatatatatatatatacttgtatCGAATGAAATTTACGTACATAGAAATTACGTGGATACTTgagtataaataatatacttaATATAGCGGAGGCATCAATGAATAGATCCGTTATTAAGGCTTATTTTAACTGCTTTAGCCTCGGATAAAGGGAATACATATAGAGGAAAAAAATATATGCAACAGAGGGAGTAATGTTGGGGTGCCTTCCAGTGACGTATCTATGCAAGCATAAATTTGATTCATTCGCGTGAATTTCATCAGCTTTCGTataaaaaagataaattttGTTATTGGAAAACATAACAAATAACTTAAATGGTtctctataaaatatttcagctacgtaaaattatatataaaattaaaaagttcaaaCATTCTACGAACATTTGTAGCTGTAAACTGTATTCTCACGGAAGATATGTATCGGCGTttcgttaattttaatttcctttcATCATTGGTCAAATAACATACTGAtgctaatattataattaataacttAATTGCTAATTGTAAAGAATTGCCTAATTATACATATGTTCATAGTATACACAAATTCAACTTACACTTCCAAAATGTATGAACTATTAAAAAAGGAAACTGGAATATGATTTTAAATCCACCTTCTCTTCATGGTATTCGCTAATTCTAAGTTTCATCCCTATCAGATACCAGTGGTACATccttatacatattatattacctATAAAACTTACTGACAAAGTCATACGAAAAACCTAGGATATTCTGTATATGCAATATAAAAGCGGAAAATTCAACAGAAAATTCGTGAATCGAAAAGGAAGATAACCTAGTAAACGGAACAAACGGTACAAACCATGGTACTCAGATTCGCGGCAAGTGGAAGTGAAATATCCTTTATTTAACGAAGATAGAGATTTCGTACGAGTGTTGGACGAGGAGAGGTTTTCGTGCAGCTGGCTACCCCTTGAGAATTCTCGCAACCCCCATTAGAGGAAAAGATACACCCTGAAGAATCCAGCACTGGCGATGCTGCCGGATGGTTGGCGTCAATAATACCAAAGTGACGTAATCCTTTTGGAGGTTCGTTATTGGAGGATGTGTCATCCAATGGGGAGGGGTCGATACGGCAGCTGGGAGGCGCGCGCGGTCTCAAAGTGTGCTCCAGGCACGCGTTGCGGCACCGAGGTTCGGCGCGCTAGTAGTGCACTGCTGGAATCACCACGACGAGGTAGGTTACAGAAGGCGAtataaagaagagaaagagagaacgcGAAAGCAACGGGTGATAGAAAAGGATcaagttagatcgagtgagcgCGCAGAGAAAGAAGGAAGGGTGGGACACACACTCTGTAGTCCTCGCGCTAGCGTCAGTTATTCGGCTTGCCGCTTGCTTGGCGGGTGTAGTGCGCTTCTATATTCTTCAACGATTGCTACGGCAGGCCGTTGACACGCGAATATTTTTTAACGTatcaaatacataaatattccaTAACGCATTGTCGTTCTGTTACTCGACAACAGAATAAAACTTTGGACAACACCTAGTGCCATACCGCGTAATCCCCGTGTCCCCTTGATGCCATTTGGACTCGCTCGCATTATTTGGATTAAGATAATGCAATAGTAAGTACGACTGTTTCCTTCTCTACGATTATTGAACGCTCCTGGCTAGGGGTTTCTTTGAAAAATGCCTCACTGTAACAACATTGTGCATTATAAGGGATCTCGAGTCTTCTCGTCAATAGTagataatttgtaattttttgataaaaattatataaatttaccaccttgaaaaattttctatggctTTTCGTAAAGTATATGGATAAAAGCTTGGATTTACCCTTACGTTATGTACTTTTTCCTACGTCTTTCATTTTGTTCTCTTCGAACCTTCATATTCCAGTCGTCTAAATGTAGTGCTAAAATGTGACTGTTATATTTCTTCCAAATAGcattaaatagtattattattactattacaaaAGTATTGTActtgtattataatatttccCTAAATAAGAAGTTGATAGTTGCCGACTTTCGGCTAGGAAATTAATCGATGCGAGCGAACAGCGTAGTAGGGGAAATGAAAGATTTCAAAATATTGCGTGATTTCCGATAGGATGAACGACACCACGAACATCTAGGGATATTATAACGTTCGGTATCTTTTTAAAAGGGGAACTGGTCTGTCTCTGTAATTGTTCAAGATCAGGTATATCTTCGGTATAGGTCAAGTTCAGGGGTCAATACCTTGTATCCGTTGAATCTCGAATAAAAGTGAATGCCGTAAATGTAGCAATAGCACCGCGTACCAGCAGATCGATGGAGGTGCCTGGTGCGCTGGTGAACTTGGAAATTTCCCTAGCACACGCGCACTTCCTGCACCCGTGATATTTGCGTATCCGTTATATACACCTTGCCCTATACGAAGTTCTCTGTACACATATGTGCTTCTATTAAATCTTAAAGTACAGCAGGCGTCTCGGAACACGATGCATAGAGAGTATTTGACGAGTGACTCACCGCAATTTAGGCGTATTGTGTGCAAAATGTGAAGGATGTTAATCCGGTCGAGTAACTTCCTCATATCCTGACATACGGAATAATGAAATTGAAACGAATTTCCGTGAAGAATTAAATATATGGTGAAACCGAAATTCCTAGAGTGAAATCAATGAACCTGAAAGAGGTCCATTCACATTTATATGCTAACCTAATCTAAAAAGGACCAACATTGCGTTAACATTGTTGCAATGTTGAAACGCTTGTTGAAATATTTCTCGTCTCCAATGTTTTTAGTTCATCTATGTTATTGAATTCTGTTCTTTAATATTATCATTATAAAAGGAAATTTCATTAAAGTGTTacttaaatatttctttctttttccatctAGATCTTACAGTTTAGGAAGTTTTGAAGAAATTTAGAAACTTACACGACCATAATAGTTActttttttcttacattttaaatattttgtttgtTTCTGATTTGTATAACGAGCGTCTGCAAGATATCTATTATAGCAATAGACTTTTATACCTTGATGAGAGAATATGTAAATTACTTgacatttttcaataattatgcGTTTGCGCAACTTTCATGCATTATTTCCATACTTGATCCTTAACAGGTTAATGCGAAGGACTAgaatttattcattttatttatgttatgaaaatttcattttattgcaATGAGATCGGCTTGTaagaaaaaatcg
Above is a window of Bombus affinis isolate iyBomAffi1 chromosome 5, iyBomAffi1.2, whole genome shotgun sequence DNA encoding:
- the LOC126916076 gene encoding mitoguardin isoform X2 → MARIRFPFSWRISAYARRFMTGKTLNTENVVTDSEFKSCDSVTTLRLEALEKALYCWEDALTAFSSSFSNGTLALPSAADAAFTQDVQELLDMGYQVQSHAELLFIDQHSVLFRNEDEESIDSHKPSNIGSRISGKDKADAASSPESFESARDGVADLREFEEFSEFFPHFEKQKLYHAALKQHEDKSILCRRLHTELVKCGSDVEYLAKVHCLRQAYTKLFTISSATEWIADIGRQVISDLIMYADRDPKDYLIHYERMLEFLQEPINHSMMEEELTGRGVKCINFYDVLIDFILLDAFEEVEKPPSSIKAILQNRWISASFRETAIGTAVWSVLMGKRQMLKYDKGFLAHFYSISEQISPVLVWGFLGPEGSLRSTCHYFRDQVIEFLVDIFNFFKVRYTTVDNLAEDILREMKLRVENINQRLSLEGC
- the LOC126916076 gene encoding mitoguardin isoform X1, which produces MSIFNAHEFLGALCKRYVISLPSINLSRTQKIFIICLTGGSLLLGGLAQFLKRRRRRPCPSSRRTLRELKQRFTAAKSSNFDVLSQASWARKSEASSKSHISDRASLISSVPGGPDGDIRLTPQQYGVLGLEALEKALYCWEDALTAFSSSFSNGTLALPSAADAAFTQDVQELLDMGYQVQSHAELLFIDQHSVLFRNEDEESIDSHKPSNIGSRISGKDKADAASSPESFESARDGVADLREFEEFSEFFPHFEKQKLYHAALKQHEDKSILCRRLHTELVKCGSDVEYLAKVHCLRQAYTKLFTISSATEWIADIGRQVISDLIMYADRDPKDYLIHYERMLEFLQEPINHSMMEEELTGRGVKCINFYDVLIDFILLDAFEEVEKPPSSIKAILQNRWISASFRETAIGTAVWSVLMGKRQMLKYDKGFLAHFYSISEQISPVLVWGFLGPEGSLRSTCHYFRDQVIEFLVDIFNFFKVRYTTVDNLAEDILREMKLRVENINQRLSLEGC
- the LOC126916097 gene encoding actin-related protein 2/3 complex subunit 5-C, producing the protein MSRNDGKKDTSASAFRKIDVDQYSDNNFREEDADGGIGGPTGPDENEILTLLSQGKNAEALISVLRSAPLGCKNQQVKDNARNLTLKVLLSIKSTQIDDCLAQLDRDLLDVLMKYIYRGFEIPTEGSSSHLLTWHEKVYNISGVGSIVRAFADSKRA
- the LOC126916096 gene encoding uncharacterized protein LOC126916096: MSSLKLVSKYHTPKIVWYQTDTTVIVRILLCDIKEYFLHVECDHILFSTITNSEKYYICSYLFGTVIAEKTTHRNIGREVKITLVKAHKGTEWLRLFISAEKNPLISIDPDHIYKKDWILESVKNIERESFAEYKRRNNITQIMPLVPSSDEEESDDEIMDALFL